The nucleotide sequence GACGTACCGGCCGCGAGCGCGGCGAGGACCACGATGCCGACGGCCACCCGCTTGTTGCGCTCCGGGTTGGCCACCGCCGAGATCCACTCGCGGCGCGGCACGCTGCCGGGCAGGGGCACCCGGCCGAGCAGGTGCGCCAGGCCCAGGACGAGCGGCAGGCGCAGCAGCGGCTCCAGCTTGTGCACGTTGCGCAGCGGCGTGCCCGAGGCGTCGAGGAACGCCCGAACCTGCTCAGCGACCGGGGAACCCAGGCCGCCCGCGTAGCCCGCCGCCAGCAGCGTCAGGCCCACCAGCAGCATGGCGATCAGCCGGCCGCGGGCGGGCATGGTGCGCATGGCCAGCCCGGCCAGGCCCGCCGCGGCGACCAGCGTGGTGGCGAGCACCGCCACCGACCCGGTGACCAGCGAGGCGCCGGCCGTCGCGGTCGGCGCCACGAACGGCGTCCAGCTGTAGGTGCCGCGCAGCACCTCGGTGAGCGAGAGCCACTGCGTGGTGACCCCGGAGGACTCGATGAAGTCCAGGAACGGCGGGCTGACGCGGCCGAGCAACAGCAGCGCGACCACCCACCACGTGACGGCCAGCGCGGTGCACAGCGCCCACCAGCCGGTGAAGCGCCACCACAGCCGGTTGGGCCGGTGCGTGGCCCACCACAGCACCGCCGCCAGGCAGCCGGTGAGCGTCGCGACGGCGTTCACCGCCCCCATCAGGGCGATCGCCACCGCCGAGCGCGCCGCCAGGACGCGCACGGAGCCCTTTCCCTGGAGCGCGAGGATCACCGGCAGCAGCACCCACGGCGCCAGCATCATCGGCAGCGTCTCCGAGGAGATCGCGCCCAGCGTGGTCAGCGCGCGCGGCGACAGCGCGAACGCGGCGGCGGCGACGACGCGCGAGCTGGTGGTGCCGATGCCCAGGGCCTCCGCGACGCGCAGCAGTCCCCAGAAGCCCGCGGCGAGCAGCAGGGCCCACCACAGCCGCTGCACCACCCAGCCGGGCAGGCCGAGGAGGTCACCGGCGAGGAAGAATGCGCCGTGCGGGAAGAGGTAGCCGTAGGCCTGGTTCTGCGCCTGGCCGAACGGGAGTTCGCCGTTCCACAGATGCGCGGCGCGGGCGAGGAACCGCAGCGGATTGGCGGTGAGGTCGAGCTTGGTGTCGGGGGCGATGAGGCCCGGGGACTGGGCAAAGCTCAGGATCAGCGCCGCGGCGCCGACGAGCCACAGCCAGCGACGGGACAGCAAGGACGCGCCGGGGGCCGAGCTAGGTACGGTCGCCGTACTCGACCCTGTTGAGCACCGACGATGCGGGGTCACCGGCCTGCACGGGTGGCTTGCTGTCCTCCTGGACCATCAGCGTCACCCCGAAGATCGCCGCCGCGCCGAGGAGCAGTCCGACCACGATGCTGGCCGCTGCTGGCAACACGAACCGATCCACGCCGCCAACGTAGCACGACCGCCCGTTAGCCTCGGTGTCCATGGTTGCGTCCCCGAAGGCCCGCGCCCTGTGCGCCGTGGCGGCTGTGTCCGTGTTGACCCTCGGTTGCTCGTCGGGCGGTGCGTCGCCGTCGTCACCGGCGCCGCGGACCGCCGAGGCCACCCCGGTGTCGACCTCCACCACGCTGCCGCCGACCCCGGGGGCACCCGCCTGCGGCACCGGTGACGCGCTGCTGGCGTCGATGACCACCCGCGACAAGCTCGCCCAACTGCTGATGGTCGGCGTGACCGGCGCCGACGACGCGAAGGCCGTCGTCGACCAGCACCACGTCGGCGGCATCTTCATCGGCAGCTGGACCGACCGCTCGATGCTCACCGACGGCACCGTGCCCGCGCTCGCGGACACCGCACCGCTGCCCCCGACGGTCAGCGTCGACGAGGAGGGCGGCCGCGTGTCGCGGCTGGCGAACCTCATCGGCTCGCAGCCCTCGCCGCGCGTCCTGGCCCAGACCAGCACGCCCGACGAGGTGCGCGGCATCGCCTTCCAGCGCGGCCAGGCGATGCGCAACCTGGGGATCAACGTCGACTTCGCGCCCGTCGTCGACGTCACCGAGGAGTCCGACGACGAGGTGATCGGCGACCGGTCCTTCGGCTCGGACCCCGCAAAGGTGATCGAGTACGCCGGCGCCTACGCGCAGGGACTGCGCGACGCCGGCATCACCCCGGTGCTCAAGCACTTTCCCGGCCACGGCCACTCCTCGGGCGACTCGCACGTCGGCGGCGTCGTCACCCCGCCGCTGGACGCGCTGAAGGCCAATGACCTGGTGCCCTACGGCGCGCTCACCACCGCGCAGCCGGTGGCGGTGATGGTCGGCCACATGCAGGTCCCCGGGTTGACCGGCGACCTGCCCGCCAGCCTGAGCCCGGCCGCCTACGGCCTGCTGCGTTCGGGCGGGTACGGCGGCCCCGGCTTCGGCGGTCTGGTGTACACCGACGACCTGTCCAGCATGGGCGCCATCAACCAGCGCTACGGCGTCGCCGACGCGGTGCTGAAGGCGCTGCAGGCCGGTGCCGACGTCGCGCTGTGGGTCACCACCACCGAGGTGCCCGCGGTGCTCGACCGCCTGGAGAGCGCGGTCAACGGCGGCGAACTGAACATGGGCGCCGTCGACGCGTCGGTGCTCAAGGTGGCCGGGACGAAGGGCCCCTCCCCGCGCTGCGGCGGCTAGCCGTACCCGCGCGGCGGCTAGCTGTACTCGCGCGGCGGGCGGCGCGTCCACGCGGAGGACGCCGCGACGCCACGCATTGCTTACCCTGAAGACATGGCAGGTGGAACGAAGCGGTTGCCGCGCGCGGTGCGCGAGCAGCAGATGCTCGACGCCGCCGTGCAGATGTTCTCGGTGAACGGCTATCACGAGACGTCGATGGACGCGATCGCGGCGCAGGCCGAGATCTCCAAGCCGATGCTGTACCTGTACTACGGCTCCAAGGAGGAGCTGTTCGGCGCGTGCCTGGACCGCGAACTGGCGCGGTTCGTCGACACCGTGCGCGCCGACATCGACTTCACCCAGCCGGCGAAGGAACTGCTGCGCACCGCCGTGGTCTCGTTCCTGAGCTACATCGACGAAAACCGCGCGTCGTGGATCGTGCTGTACACCCAGGCGACCAGCTCGCAGGCGTTCGCCCACACCGTCCGCGAGGGGCGCGAGCGCATCGTCGAACTGGTCAGCAGGCTGCTGCTGTCCGGTACCCGAAACCCCGAGCCGGACACCGACTTCGACATGATGGCCATCGCGCTGGTGGGTGCCGGTGAGGCGGTCGCGAACCGGGTCAGCACCGGCGACACCAGCGTGCAGGATGCGGCCGAGCTAATGATCAACCTGTTCTGGGGCGGCCTCAAGGGCAACCCGTCCGACGCGCACCCGCACGAGGCGGCCGATACCGCGGCGAGCCGCGCTCACTAGTCCCGCGGCGAGCCGCGCCCACTAGCCCCGCGGCGAGCCGCGCCCAGTAGCGGGTCAGGACAGCGGCGTCAGCGTCCCCGTCAGGTGCGGGTAGCCCTTCGACAGGTGGCGTAGCGCGAGTTCCCACCCGCCGCCGGTGCGCTGGACGTACAGGCCCACCTTCGCGGGCAGGAGCACCGGCTTGCCGAACCGCACCGCATAGCGGACGGCGTCGGGCAGCTGGCCCTCGACGTTGCCGAGAACCGCTGCGGCGGTGAACATCCCGTGGGCGATCGCGGTGGGGAAGCCGAACAGCTTCGCGCCGACCGAGCTGGTGTGGATGGGATTGTGGTCGCCGCCCACCGAGGCGTAGTGCCGGATCTGGGCACCGCTGATGCTGAGCACGGCGTTGGGTGGCGGAAGCTTCGGCTGCTTCTTCGGCTCCGGCCTCGGCTCGTCGGAGAGGCTGGTCCGCTGCTGGTGCAGGAACGTCGTCACCTGCTGCCAGACGGTGTCGTTGCCGACCGTGACGTCGGTGAGCACGTCGACGAGCAGACCCTTGCGGTGCTCGCGCAGGTTCTCCGCACGCACCTCCACGTCGACCGCGTCGGACACCGAGATGGGCCGGTGCTGGGTGATGACGTTCTCCACGTGCACCGCCCCCATGGCGGCGAACGGGAAGTCGAAGCCGCTGACGAGGGACATGACCGACGGGAACGTCAGCGCGAAGGGGTACGTCAGCGGCACCGTGTCGCCGAACCGCAGGCCGGTCACCTGGGCGTAGGCGGCGACGTTCGCGGGATCGATCGCGAGGTCGGACACCCGCACGGTGCGCTTCGGCAGGTCGTCGCCGCGCGACACGAACGGCAGGGCGCCGGCCGCCGCGCGGGCCATGTTCAGCAGGCCGCTGGGCTGCTCGCCGGACACCGTCATGCCCCGATCATTGCCTGACCGCACACCCGAATGGTGTTGCCGGTCACGGCGTTCGACGCGGGGCTGGCGAAGTAGGCGATCGCCTCGGCGACGTCGACGGGCTGGCCGCCCTGCAGCATCGAGTTCAGTCGGCGGCCCACCTCGCGGGTGGCGAGCGGGATGGCCTCGGTCATCTTGGTCTCGATGAAGCCGGGGGCGACGGCATTGATCGTGATGCCCTTCTCGGCGAGTTCGGGCGCCAGTGCCTGGGTGAGGCCGATCATCCCGGCCTTGGTGGCGGCGTAATTGGTCTGGCCGCGGTTGCCTGCGATGCCGGCCATCGACGACAGACCGACGATGCGGCCGCCCGACGCGAGCGCACCGTTGGCCACCAGGCCCTCGGCCAGCCGCTGCGGGGCCAGCAGGTTCACGGCGATCACCGAGTCCCAGCGGGCGTCGTCCATGTTGGCGAGCAGCTTGTCGCGGGTGATGCCGGCGTTGTTGACCAGCACGTCGGCGTGCCCGCCGTGGTGCTCGCGCAGGTGTTCGGTGATCTTGTCGACCGCGTCGGGCGCGGTGACGTCCAGCGTCAGCGCCGTGCCGCCGACCTTCTCAGCGGTCTCGGCGAGTGCCTCGGCGGCCTGCTCCACGTCGACGGCGACCACGCGGGCGCCGTCGCGGGCGAAGACCTTGGCGATTTCCGCACCGATGCCGCGCGCGGCGCCGGTGATGATCGCGACCTTGCCGTCCAGAGGCTTGTCCCAGTCGGCCGGCGGAGTGGCGTCGTCGGCGCCGACGACGAATACCTGACCGTCGACGTACGCCGACTTGGCCGAGAGCAGGAAGCGCAGCGTCGACTCCAGGCCGGTCGCGGCCGGCTTGGCATCGGCGTCGAGGTACACCAGGTTGACCGTGGCGCCCTTCTGCAGCTCCTTGCCCAGCGAGCGGGTGAAGCCCTCGAGCGCGCGCTGCGCGATGCGCTCGTTCACGCCGTCGGCCTCGTCGGGCGTGGTGCCGACGACGACGACGCGCGCACACGCGGCGAGGTTGCGCAGGACGGGGGTGAAGAAGTCGTGCAGTGCCTTGAGGCCCTCAGGCGTGTTGATGCCGGTGGCGTCGAACACCAGGCCGCCGAAGGTGTCGGCCCAGCGGCCGCCGGCGTTGTTGCCCACCAGCTCGTAGTCGTCGGCGAGGGCGGCGCGCAGCGGCTCGGCCACGCGGCCCTCGCCGCCGATCAGCAGCGAGCCGGGCAGCGGCGGGTCACCCGCGCGGTACCGGCGCAGTTCCTGGGGGCGCGGCACGCCGAGTTGCTTGGCCAGGAACGATCCCGGTCCAGAGTTCACCACTTGCGAGAACAGGTCGGAAGCCACTTCGCTGCCTTTCGGGAGGTCGCTGAGGGGGTATGTCCATGGGTGTCGTACCGCTCACCGAACTTACTCCAGAGTAAGAACGGTGGGTAGTATGACGCTCGACACCCGACTTTCCCCGAGATCGACGGAACGCAAACGTCGGGCTCGAACACCGAACGACTCGATGAGCCGGACGAGAGGAGCACTTCAATGAGCACGGACAGGACTGCACGCCGGGTCGCCATCGTGGGCGGCAACCGGATCCCCTTCGCCCGTTCCGACGGCGCCTACGCGAACGCGTCCAACCAGGACATGTTCACCGCCGCGCTGGACGGCCTCATCGAGCGGTTCAACCTCGCCGGGGAGCGCCTCGGCGCCGTCGTCGGCGGGGCGGTGCTCAAGCACAGCCGCGACTTCAACCTGATGCGCGAGTGCGTGCTGGGCACGTCGCTCAACGCGCACACCGCGGCCTACGACCTGCAGCAGGCGTGCGGGACGGGCCTGCAGTCGACGATCGCGGTGGCCAACGCCATCGCCCTGGGTCAGTACGACTCCGGCGCGGCCGGCGGCGTCGACACCACCTCCGACGCGCCGATCGCGTTCGGCGACGACCTGCGCCGCGTCCTGCTCGGGCTGCGTCGCGCCAAGTCCAACGTCGACCGACTGAAGCTCGTCGGCAAGCTGCCCGCCGCGGTCGGCGTGGAGATCCCCACCAACGGCGAGCCGCGGACCGGGCTGTCGATGGGCGAGCACGCCGCGATCACCGCCAAGAAGATGGGCGTCAAGCGCACCGACCAGGACGAGCTGGCCGCCGCCAGCCACCGCAACATGGCCGCCGCCTACGACCGCGGCTTCTTCGACGACCTCGTCACCCCGTTCCTCGGGCTGTACCGGGACAACAACCTGCGGGCCGACTCGTCGGCCGAAAAGCTCGCCAAGCTCAAGCCGGTGTTCGGCGTCAAGAACGGCGACGCCACCATGACGGCGGGCAACTCGACGCCGCTGACCGACGGCGCCTCGGTGACGCTGCTGTCCACCGAGGAGTGGGCCGCCGAGCGCAACCTGCCCGTGCTGGCGTACTTCGTCGACGGCGAGACCGCCGCGGTCGACTACGTCAACGGCGACGACGGCCTGCTGATGGCCCCGACCTACGCCGTGCCGCGGCTGCTGGCCCGCAACGGCCTCACCCTGCAGGACTTCGACTTCTACGAGATCCACGAGGCGTTCGCGTCGGTGGTGCTCGCGACGCTGCAGGCCTGGGAGTCCGACGAGTACTGCAAGGAGCGGCTGGGGCTGGATGCGGCACTCGGCAGCATCGACCGGTCCAAGCTCAACGTCAACGGCTCCTCGCTGGCGGCGGGTCACCCGTTCGCGGCGACCGGCGGCCGCATCGTGGCGCAGCTCGCCAAGCAGCTGGCCGAGAAGAAGGCGTCGACCGGCCAGCCCGTGCGCGGACTCATCTCCATCTGCGCCGCAGGTGGGCAGGGTGTCACCGCCATCCTGGAGGCATGACCGGAAAGTCGGGGAAAGAAGATTCCGTAGGGCTGTAACGCCTCGCTGATACCCGCCGATGTACTTGATAGCTCCGTGTTGCCGTCTGACCCCCCGACCCGACGGCAACACGGGGCATCTTCTTTTCGTGGTCATGAGTCGGCCGTGCCTCGGCCCGGTCACGTGCCTGACGGCACGTCCTTCCTGGCCGTGATGGGGCCCGTCGAGGCCGGCGGCTGGAACAGCGTGCCGCCGAGGCTGCCGCGGGCGGTCTGCACGGCCACCAGACCCCAGGTGCACAGCAGGCAGGCATAGGCGACGACGGCCGCGCCGCGGAACGCCGGTAGCCCCGTGTGCACGGCGAGCTGCGTGGTGCCGGTCACGAACGTTCCCACCGGGAAGGTCAAGCTCCACCAGGTCAGCGCGAACGGCATGCCGCGGCGGATGGTCCGGACCGTCAACGACGTCGCCAGCGCGATCCACAGCACCGCGAACCCCCACACCGGCACGCCGAACAGCACCGCGAACACCGCCATGCCCGACGCCAGGTCGGCGGGGACGGCCAGCGCCGCCTGTGCGCCGAGCAGCCCGGCCGCGGTGATGCCCTGCCCCAGCGGGCCGAGCACGATCCACAACGTCGGCACCCGCGTCGTCCCCGACGTGCCGTAGTGGGCCAACCGGCTCCAGATCAGCGAGATGATGACCAGCGCCGCGATGAGCGACAGACCGAACATCGCCCAGCAGCCGTAGAGCATCGTGGTGCGGCCGGTGCCGGGCGCCATGTGCGGAATCAGCAGCGCCCCCGACGCCGCAGACACCATCGGCGGCACGACCGGCATCAGCCAGCCGCCGAACGCCGCGTCGGGGCCGACGCTGATTTGGGTGAACATCAGGTAGGGGATGGAGATGGCGGTGAACAGGCCGCCGAGTGTGCCGGTGGTCCACAGCACCCAGGCGAGGTCGACGGCCAGACGCTCGCCGATCAGGTCCTTGCCGACGAGCAGCGCGCCCGCGCCGACGGTCATGAACGCCATCGGCGCCGCACCGTAGAAGTGCGTCATCTGCGGGTTGCGCGCGTGGCCCCGCGCGGCCGTCGGGTGGCGCGCCCACTGGGCGGACACCGCGACGATGAGCACCACCAGCAGGGCCGCTGCCACCACCCACACGATGCGCGAGAACACGTGCAGCCCGGGCACGTGCAGCGGCAGGCCCGCCCCCGCGGTCGCGACGATGCCGGTGCCCATCACCGAGGCGAACCAGTTGGGACCGAAGTAGCGCAGGCGGGCGATCTCGGTGGTCATGATTCGATGGTCGCGGGGCGATCGGACAGGAGCGGACACGTCATGCAGGTCAGTATGTTCGGGCAGTTGAAGGACGCCGGCAGCGCGTCGCCGATCGACGCGACCATCGCGAACCTCGCGATGCTGCGCGACGAGGGCTTCGCGCGGGTGTGGATGAGTCAGCTGCCCTACGAGCCGGACCTGTTGACCGTGCTCGCGGTCGCACTGCGCGAGGTCGACACCATCTCCGTCGCCAGCGGCGTGGTGCCGATCCAGAACCAGCACCCCATGCAGATGGCGCAGCGGGCGCTGACCCTCAGCTTGGCGTCGGGCGGGCGCTTCGCGCTCGGGCTCGGCATGACGCACGCGGCGGTCACCGAGGGCATGTGGGGCATCCCGTGGGACCGCCCGGTCCGCCGGCTCAACGAGTTCCTCGACGGTCTGCTGCCGCTGCTCGACGGGCAGCCCGCCGACGCGAGCGGCGAGATCCTCACCACCCGGGGCGCGCTGCTGATCCCCGGGGCGCCGCGGCCGGACGTGTACGTCGCCGCGCTGGGCCCGCAGCTGCTGCGGATCGCCGGCCGCCGCACCGCGGGGACGTGCACGTGGATGACGGGCCCGGCGACGCTCTCCGGCCACGTCGTGCCGACGTTGCGCCAGGCCGCCGCGGACGCCGGTCGCGCCGAGTCCGACGTGCGGGTGGTCGCCGCGCTGCCGATCAGCGTCACCGACGACGTCGACGGCTCCCGCCGGCAGGCCGCCGAGCAGTTCGCGATGTACGGCTCGCTGCCGTCGTACCGGGCGATGCTCGACCGCGAGGGCTTCGCCGGACCGGAGGACGCCGCGATCATCGGCGACGAGGACACCGTGCGGGGCCGCCTCGACGAGCTTCGGGCCGCCGGTGTCGACGAGTTCGTCGCCGCGGTGTTCGACACCTCGCCCGACGGCCGGGCCCGCACCCGGGCACTGCTGCGCGCCTACGCCTGATGCCCGGCGGCGGCGCGGGTGCCCGGTCGCACGGCTAATTCGGTGGCCGGAAGCGCCAAGTCCGGGGCACACTGCCCACCCGTGACGTCACTGTTCTGCGGCATGACGCTGGCCGCGCGCATCGAGGCCGCCGAGGCCTCCTTCATCGCGGCGGCGACCGCGGCCGCCGGCGGCAGGGGTGCGCCCGGCATCGCCCACGCCATCGCGGGCGGATACGCATGCTTCGCCGAGGACGGGTCGCCGATGAACAAGGTGGTCGGACTCGGCTTCGGCGGCGTGCCGGACGCGGCCGCGTGGGGCGTCGTCGAGCGTGCGCTGCCCGAACCGGTGGCCGTGGAGCTGTCCACGCTCGCCGACCCCGCGATCGCGGGACTGCTCACCCGGCGCGGCCATGCGGTGGTGGGCTTCGAGAACGTCCTGGGCCGGCCGCTCGAGGGCGTCGCGCCGGCCGGCGGCCGGGACGTCCCCGTCGAGGTGCGGATCGCCACGGACGACGAACTCGATGCCTGGGTCGACGTCGTCGTCGACGGTTTCGCCCACCCCGACGGCGAAGGTGTCCCCACCCACGAGTCGTTCCCGCGCGATGTGATCGCCCGCGCGGAGCGCGACGTCACCGCGGCGGGCGCCCGCGCCTACCTCGCGTGGTGCGACGGCGCCGTTGCCGGTGGCGGCAGCATGCGGATCACCGACGGCATCGCCCAGCTGACCGGCGCTGCGACGGCCCCGGCATTCCGGCGGCGCGGTG is from Mycolicibacterium grossiae and encodes:
- a CDS encoding DUF2613 domain-containing protein, producing MDRFVLPAAASIVVGLLLGAAAIFGVTLMVQEDSKPPVQAGDPASSVLNRVEYGDRT
- a CDS encoding glycoside hydrolase family 3 N-terminal domain-containing protein, coding for MVASPKARALCAVAAVSVLTLGCSSGGASPSSPAPRTAEATPVSTSTTLPPTPGAPACGTGDALLASMTTRDKLAQLLMVGVTGADDAKAVVDQHHVGGIFIGSWTDRSMLTDGTVPALADTAPLPPTVSVDEEGGRVSRLANLIGSQPSPRVLAQTSTPDEVRGIAFQRGQAMRNLGINVDFAPVVDVTEESDDEVIGDRSFGSDPAKVIEYAGAYAQGLRDAGITPVLKHFPGHGHSSGDSHVGGVVTPPLDALKANDLVPYGALTTAQPVAVMVGHMQVPGLTGDLPASLSPAAYGLLRSGGYGGPGFGGLVYTDDLSSMGAINQRYGVADAVLKALQAGADVALWVTTTEVPAVLDRLESAVNGGELNMGAVDASVLKVAGTKGPSPRCGG
- a CDS encoding TetR/AcrR family transcriptional regulator, whose amino-acid sequence is MAGGTKRLPRAVREQQMLDAAVQMFSVNGYHETSMDAIAAQAEISKPMLYLYYGSKEELFGACLDRELARFVDTVRADIDFTQPAKELLRTAVVSFLSYIDENRASWIVLYTQATSSQAFAHTVREGRERIVELVSRLLLSGTRNPEPDTDFDMMAIALVGAGEAVANRVSTGDTSVQDAAELMINLFWGGLKGNPSDAHPHEAADTAASRAH
- a CDS encoding MaoC/PaaZ C-terminal domain-containing protein; this translates as MTVSGEQPSGLLNMARAAAGALPFVSRGDDLPKRTVRVSDLAIDPANVAAYAQVTGLRFGDTVPLTYPFALTFPSVMSLVSGFDFPFAAMGAVHVENVITQHRPISVSDAVDVEVRAENLREHRKGLLVDVLTDVTVGNDTVWQQVTTFLHQQRTSLSDEPRPEPKKQPKLPPPNAVLSISGAQIRHYASVGGDHNPIHTSSVGAKLFGFPTAIAHGMFTAAAVLGNVEGQLPDAVRYAVRFGKPVLLPAKVGLYVQRTGGGWELALRHLSKGYPHLTGTLTPLS
- a CDS encoding 3-oxoacyl-ACP reductase — translated: MASDLFSQVVNSGPGSFLAKQLGVPRPQELRRYRAGDPPLPGSLLIGGEGRVAEPLRAALADDYELVGNNAGGRWADTFGGLVFDATGINTPEGLKALHDFFTPVLRNLAACARVVVVGTTPDEADGVNERIAQRALEGFTRSLGKELQKGATVNLVYLDADAKPAATGLESTLRFLLSAKSAYVDGQVFVVGADDATPPADWDKPLDGKVAIITGAARGIGAEIAKVFARDGARVVAVDVEQAAEALAETAEKVGGTALTLDVTAPDAVDKITEHLREHHGGHADVLVNNAGITRDKLLANMDDARWDSVIAVNLLAPQRLAEGLVANGALASGGRIVGLSSMAGIAGNRGQTNYAATKAGMIGLTQALAPELAEKGITINAVAPGFIETKMTEAIPLATREVGRRLNSMLQGGQPVDVAEAIAYFASPASNAVTGNTIRVCGQAMIGA
- a CDS encoding acetyl-CoA C-acetyltransferase; protein product: MSTDRTARRVAIVGGNRIPFARSDGAYANASNQDMFTAALDGLIERFNLAGERLGAVVGGAVLKHSRDFNLMRECVLGTSLNAHTAAYDLQQACGTGLQSTIAVANAIALGQYDSGAAGGVDTTSDAPIAFGDDLRRVLLGLRRAKSNVDRLKLVGKLPAAVGVEIPTNGEPRTGLSMGEHAAITAKKMGVKRTDQDELAAASHRNMAAAYDRGFFDDLVTPFLGLYRDNNLRADSSAEKLAKLKPVFGVKNGDATMTAGNSTPLTDGASVTLLSTEEWAAERNLPVLAYFVDGETAAVDYVNGDDGLLMAPTYAVPRLLARNGLTLQDFDFYEIHEAFASVVLATLQAWESDEYCKERLGLDAALGSIDRSKLNVNGSSLAAGHPFAATGGRIVAQLAKQLAEKKASTGQPVRGLISICAAGGQGVTAILEA
- a CDS encoding TDT family transporter, which translates into the protein MTTEIARLRYFGPNWFASVMGTGIVATAGAGLPLHVPGLHVFSRIVWVVAAALLVVLIVAVSAQWARHPTAARGHARNPQMTHFYGAAPMAFMTVGAGALLVGKDLIGERLAVDLAWVLWTTGTLGGLFTAISIPYLMFTQISVGPDAAFGGWLMPVVPPMVSAASGALLIPHMAPGTGRTTMLYGCWAMFGLSLIAALVIISLIWSRLAHYGTSGTTRVPTLWIVLGPLGQGITAAGLLGAQAALAVPADLASGMAVFAVLFGVPVWGFAVLWIALATSLTVRTIRRGMPFALTWWSLTFPVGTFVTGTTQLAVHTGLPAFRGAAVVAYACLLCTWGLVAVQTARGSLGGTLFQPPASTGPITARKDVPSGT
- a CDS encoding TIGR03564 family F420-dependent LLM class oxidoreductase, with amino-acid sequence MQVSMFGQLKDAGSASPIDATIANLAMLRDEGFARVWMSQLPYEPDLLTVLAVALREVDTISVASGVVPIQNQHPMQMAQRALTLSLASGGRFALGLGMTHAAVTEGMWGIPWDRPVRRLNEFLDGLLPLLDGQPADASGEILTTRGALLIPGAPRPDVYVAALGPQLLRIAGRRTAGTCTWMTGPATLSGHVVPTLRQAAADAGRAESDVRVVAALPISVTDDVDGSRRQAAEQFAMYGSLPSYRAMLDREGFAGPEDAAIIGDEDTVRGRLDELRAAGVDEFVAAVFDTSPDGRARTRALLRAYA
- a CDS encoding GNAT family N-acetyltransferase, encoding MFCGMTLAARIEAAEASFIAAATAAAGGRGAPGIAHAIAGGYACFAEDGSPMNKVVGLGFGGVPDAAAWGVVERALPEPVAVELSTLADPAIAGLLTRRGHAVVGFENVLGRPLEGVAPAGGRDVPVEVRIATDDELDAWVDVVVDGFAHPDGEGVPTHESFPRDVIARAERDVTAAGARAYLAWCDGAVAGGGSMRITDGIAQLTGAATAPAFRRRGVQAALLAARLRDAAEAGCDVAVVTTAPGSTSQKNVQRNGFDLLYARAILAR